A window of Fictibacillus halophilus contains these coding sequences:
- a CDS encoding MFS transporter: MRIKKFMDTDQYPRDLFLLLFVGGLFTLSTALSNTFVNIFLWKQSGKITDIAFYNLSIVIMQPIAFYLAGWFAKKIDRVIVLRIGVLILALFYIGVLLMGSMASNYLILLGAMLGFGLGFYWLAFNVLTLEVTEPETRDFFNGYLGVLNSISGMIGPLSAGYIITRMDKHQGYETIFSISMVLFLIAVVISFFLKRRKADGQYGIRKVLQERKHDKAWLQLLRAHFFQGFREGTFIFLIVIWVYTASKSEFALGTYGFVQSFVSFIGYYCVSHYLNPNNRMKAIFGGGLLLFVSPFLLLFPISFTLLIIYGVSVSIAYPLLLVPYVSLTYDIIGKCRGIHEKRIEYIVVREMYLNAGRIVSILTFITVVHLLSEERGIPLLLPILGAGHFIIFFCLRKVSVPPHNSSKTIEIAETQQDGNNPNKQ, encoded by the coding sequence ATGAGAATCAAAAAATTCATGGATACCGACCAGTACCCTAGAGATTTGTTTTTGCTGTTGTTTGTAGGTGGATTGTTTACGTTAAGTACGGCTCTATCTAATACATTTGTTAACATATTTCTTTGGAAACAATCCGGTAAAATTACGGATATTGCCTTTTATAATCTATCGATTGTCATCATGCAGCCTATAGCGTTCTACCTGGCAGGTTGGTTTGCCAAAAAGATCGATCGAGTCATCGTACTTAGGATAGGCGTTTTAATCCTTGCCTTGTTTTATATCGGAGTCCTTTTGATGGGTTCAATGGCAAGTAATTATCTCATTTTATTAGGAGCGATGTTAGGATTCGGGTTGGGATTTTACTGGCTTGCATTTAATGTATTGACTCTAGAAGTTACAGAACCTGAGACTCGAGATTTTTTTAACGGCTATTTAGGTGTTTTGAATTCGATATCAGGAATGATTGGACCACTGAGTGCAGGTTATATCATTACTAGGATGGACAAACATCAGGGGTATGAAACCATATTCAGTATATCAATGGTCTTATTTTTGATAGCCGTAGTCATCAGTTTCTTTTTAAAAAGGAGAAAAGCGGATGGTCAATACGGCATCCGAAAAGTATTGCAAGAACGTAAACACGACAAAGCATGGCTTCAACTATTGAGAGCACACTTTTTTCAAGGATTCCGTGAAGGTACTTTTATTTTTTTAATCGTGATTTGGGTGTACACCGCTTCTAAAAGTGAATTTGCACTTGGAACGTATGGATTTGTTCAATCCTTTGTTTCGTTTATCGGCTATTACTGTGTGTCACATTATTTGAATCCAAACAATCGCATGAAGGCGATATTTGGAGGAGGACTGCTATTGTTTGTGTCTCCATTCCTGCTATTGTTTCCTATTTCATTTACGCTTCTGATCATTTATGGAGTTTCTGTATCGATCGCTTATCCTTTATTGTTAGTGCCTTATGTATCATTAACTTACGATATTATTGGAAAATGCCGTGGTATACACGAAAAAAGGATTGAGTATATCGTGGTTCGTGAGATGTATCTGAATGCAGGGAGAATCGTTTCTATTCTTACGTTTATCACCGTAGTTCATCTTCTATCAGAAGAAAGAGGCATTCCATTATTACTTCCTATTCTAGGTGCTGGACACTTTATTATCTTTTTCTGCTTAAGAAAAGTATCGGTCCCTCCCCATAACTCTTCAAAAACGATAGAGATTGCTGAAACTCAACAAGATGGCAACAATCCAAATAAACAATGA
- the pstA gene encoding phosphate ABC transporter permease PstA — MPLINKESVKKRMGSRIAANGFAKFLFVLATCFSLLVLGVLIYRILSEGLPYLSLDFITNFASRMPERAGIWAALLGTIWVMAVTAPVSFILGVGTAIYLEEYAKKNAFTKFVQINISNLAGVPSIVFGLLGLTIFVRLLGLGSSVLAGGLTMSLLILPVIVVASQEAIRTVPREIREASFGMGATKWQTIRRIVFPAALPGILTGTILALSRAVGETAPLLVLGALAYVAFVPENIFSQFTVLPIQLYNWTSRPQEEFHMIAASGIIILLIILLIMNSIAVLIRNKFHKRF, encoded by the coding sequence ATGCCATTAATTAATAAAGAATCTGTTAAAAAAAGAATGGGGAGCAGGATCGCGGCAAACGGTTTTGCTAAATTCCTCTTTGTTCTTGCAACATGTTTTTCATTACTCGTATTAGGTGTATTAATTTACAGAATCTTATCAGAAGGTTTACCTTATCTTAGCTTGGATTTTATTACAAACTTTGCATCTCGAATGCCTGAACGTGCAGGGATATGGGCTGCGCTACTCGGGACCATTTGGGTAATGGCAGTTACTGCACCAGTTTCATTCATTCTTGGTGTCGGAACCGCGATCTATCTAGAAGAATATGCGAAAAAGAATGCTTTTACTAAATTTGTTCAGATAAACATCTCAAATTTAGCAGGTGTTCCATCAATCGTATTCGGATTATTAGGTCTCACGATTTTCGTTCGTCTTCTTGGCTTAGGTTCAAGTGTTCTTGCGGGTGGTTTGACGATGAGTCTATTAATCCTGCCTGTTATCGTAGTTGCTTCACAAGAAGCGATCAGAACCGTGCCAAGAGAAATTCGAGAAGCTTCTTTTGGAATGGGGGCTACAAAATGGCAGACAATCAGAAGAATTGTGTTTCCTGCCGCGCTTCCTGGGATCTTGACTGGAACAATCCTTGCCTTATCTCGTGCTGTAGGTGAGACTGCACCACTATTAGTATTAGGTGCACTGGCTTATGTAGCGTTTGTTCCGGAAAACATATTCTCGCAGTTTACAGTATTGCCGATTCAGCTGTATAACTGGACAAGTAGACCACAAGAAGAGTTTCATATGATTGCAGCGAGTGGAATTATCATCTTATTGATCATCTTGCTGATCATGAATTCAATCGCAGTATTAATCCGAAATAAGTTTCATAAACGCTTCTAA
- the phoU gene encoding phosphate signaling complex protein PhoU — MVVRENFQLQLEEMKQAIVQISKLAEEALELSVEALKNQDLDKALQIIENDNRINVLEDEINDMAILLIAKQAPVASDLRRIVAAIKISSDIERMADFAVNIAKSTIRIGKQELIKPLEELPKMAHHAIAMLTTATKAYVEEDVALAKKLAELDDEVDETYGKIIKELLELMTKNPEHLSQISQLLFVCRYIERTADHATNIAESIIFLVKGKRYGLND, encoded by the coding sequence ATGGTGGTTCGTGAAAATTTTCAGCTTCAGTTAGAAGAGATGAAACAAGCGATCGTACAAATATCTAAATTGGCAGAGGAAGCATTAGAGCTTTCTGTCGAAGCATTAAAGAACCAAGATCTCGATAAAGCCCTACAGATTATTGAAAATGATAATCGCATCAATGTCCTTGAAGATGAAATCAACGACATGGCCATTCTATTGATCGCTAAACAAGCACCTGTAGCATCAGATCTAAGACGAATCGTTGCAGCCATAAAAATTTCGTCTGACATTGAAAGAATGGCTGACTTTGCCGTTAATATTGCGAAGTCAACGATTCGAATCGGGAAGCAAGAGCTTATCAAACCATTAGAAGAGCTTCCTAAGATGGCACATCATGCGATTGCCATGCTTACAACTGCTACCAAGGCATATGTGGAAGAAGATGTGGCTCTAGCGAAGAAACTAGCAGAACTAGACGATGAAGTAGATGAAACATACGGAAAAATTATAAAAGAGCTATTAGAGCTTATGACAAAAAATCCTGAACATCTTTCTCAGATCAGTCAGCTTCTGTTTGTATGCAGGTATATCGAGCGTACAGCGGACCACGCTACAAATATCGCAGAGAGCATTATCTTTTTAGTAAAAGGAAAAAGATACGGTTTAAACGATTAA
- a CDS encoding DUF456 domain-containing protein, producing MDILYWIIIGIAFLISFIALIYPILPGVLFLAAGFVIYGFAFSFEPFTPFFIIVQVLLFISLFVVDYVGNAYAVKKKGGSKAALWGSTIGLIAGPFVIPVAGILVGPFIGAVLAELLFQKKGIKAAVSIGIGTVLAFVGTTLIKVLSQAIMIGYFYFQVL from the coding sequence ATGGATATTTTATATTGGATCATCATAGGTATAGCATTTCTCATTAGCTTTATAGCGTTAATCTATCCGATCTTACCGGGTGTATTATTTCTTGCTGCTGGTTTTGTTATCTATGGATTTGCTTTTTCGTTCGAACCCTTCACACCATTCTTTATTATTGTTCAAGTATTATTGTTTATCAGTTTATTTGTTGTGGACTATGTAGGAAATGCGTATGCAGTGAAGAAGAAAGGCGGATCAAAAGCTGCCCTCTGGGGAAGTACGATCGGTTTGATCGCAGGACCATTTGTTATTCCGGTCGCAGGGATTTTGGTTGGACCGTTTATAGGTGCTGTATTAGCCGAACTGCTTTTTCAAAAGAAAGGAATTAAAGCAGCAGTATCAATAGGCATAGGGACTGTTCTTGCCTTTGTCGGTACAACACTAATAAAAGTTCTGTCGCAAGCTATAATGATCGGTTATTTTTATTTCCAAGTCTTATAA
- the pstB gene encoding phosphate ABC transporter ATP-binding protein PstB yields the protein MVQKNEKEQDFTPVFKINNLNLWYGQDHALKDIKFDIPEKQVTAIIGPSGCGKSTFIKTLNRMVEMVPIVRMSGEIMYRDKNIFNPKYGVEELRTQVGMVFQKPNPFPKSIYENVAYGPRIHGIKNKKVLDEVVEKSLKGAAIWDEVKDRLHENAYGLSGGQQQRLCIARCLAIEPDVILMDEPTSALDPISTLKVEELVQELKKDYSIVIVTHNMQQAARISDRTAFFLNGEVVEYTDTSTLFSNPSDKRTEDYITGRFG from the coding sequence ATGGTTCAAAAAAATGAAAAAGAACAGGATTTTACACCTGTTTTTAAGATAAATAATTTAAACTTATGGTACGGACAGGATCATGCATTAAAAGATATTAAATTTGATATCCCTGAAAAGCAGGTTACTGCCATCATCGGACCATCCGGGTGCGGTAAATCAACATTTATTAAAACATTGAACAGAATGGTAGAAATGGTTCCTATCGTTCGTATGTCCGGGGAAATTATGTATCGGGATAAAAATATTTTTAATCCTAAATACGGCGTTGAAGAACTTCGTACGCAAGTTGGTATGGTGTTCCAAAAACCAAATCCATTTCCTAAATCGATCTATGAAAACGTAGCTTATGGCCCACGTATTCATGGAATTAAGAATAAAAAAGTATTAGATGAAGTTGTAGAGAAAAGCTTAAAAGGTGCCGCGATCTGGGACGAAGTAAAAGACCGTCTGCATGAGAACGCATATGGTTTATCAGGTGGTCAGCAACAACGTTTATGTATTGCAAGATGCTTAGCGATCGAACCAGATGTTATTCTTATGGATGAGCCTACTTCTGCTCTAGACCCGATTTCAACTTTAAAAGTGGAAGAGCTCGTGCAAGAGCTTAAGAAAGACTATAGCATCGTAATTGTTACACATAACATGCAACAAGCGGCTCGTATATCAGATCGTACCGCATTCTTCCTAAATGGGGAAGTAGTGGAATATACAGATACGAGCACATTGTTCTCAAATCCATCCGATAAGCGAACAGAAGATTATATTACGGGACGATTCGGTTAA
- a CDS encoding penicillin-binding transpeptidase domain-containing protein, with protein MKTKDKKKKNHVPIRINALFLSVFFLFSVLVLRLGYVQIVKGEEYQRTAYLTENVTTKLDAPRGKMLDANYRVVVDNEPVFSITYTRTQEADAEERHQLAQKLADLIEKGTDELTERDKKDYFIFLNEKQVESRISKQEKKDTPPEELYDLMLEKVTEEDINSFSEKELEVLAIKSEMDRGYTLSPQRIKIGATEKEIAMISEHLPELEGVDIKPDAERSYPFKNSFRDIFGQVKQIPKSRMDYYTSRGNDRNDMVGTSFLEEQYESLLRGTKTKIKYVTDKKGNPVGDPVEEEGARGSDLVLTVDMSLQQEVEKVIEEKLKDAIRGKNAYANSKLDSAYVVMMDPNTGAILSMAAKEYDRKNGKFKDIPFGNVYHSYAMGSTVKGATVLTGLQQGVVSPNTVINDAPLTFGDGRSLKSHESMGPVDAVEALERSSNVYMWHIAMKLAGYDYSNKRFNENKVQEAFEILRNSYSQFGLGVPTGIDLPSEATGYNTGMSRELSQAMFFSIGQFDTYTPMQMAQYVSTIANGGLRMQPHLLKEVREPSVDPNKLGKLQYRFEPNVLNKIEMSPSQIKVVQKGFYEVMHGNNGTAAWKFKNKDYNPAGKTGTAEIDKATGIVNKTLIGYAPYENPEVAFAVVVPDIKEGNTNSEIAEGALDAYFSMKKEGIPTKPDPKEENQEKPR; from the coding sequence ATGAAAACAAAAGATAAAAAGAAGAAAAATCATGTTCCGATTCGTATCAATGCCTTATTTCTATCTGTATTTTTTCTCTTTTCTGTTCTAGTTCTCCGCCTTGGCTATGTGCAGATTGTGAAAGGGGAGGAATATCAGCGTACAGCATATCTAACAGAAAACGTTACAACAAAACTTGATGCGCCGCGAGGGAAGATGCTTGATGCTAACTATCGCGTAGTTGTTGATAATGAACCTGTCTTCTCTATTACATATACGAGAACACAAGAAGCTGATGCAGAGGAAAGACATCAGTTGGCACAGAAGCTTGCAGATCTCATCGAAAAAGGAACAGATGAGCTTACTGAGCGAGACAAAAAAGACTATTTTATTTTTCTGAACGAAAAGCAAGTTGAATCAAGAATTTCTAAACAGGAAAAGAAAGATACACCTCCTGAAGAGCTATACGATCTAATGCTAGAAAAAGTAACAGAAGAGGATATTAACTCATTTTCAGAAAAGGAACTTGAAGTTCTGGCCATAAAAAGCGAGATGGACCGTGGCTACACATTATCTCCACAACGTATAAAGATTGGCGCGACCGAAAAAGAGATTGCGATGATCAGTGAACATTTACCTGAGTTAGAAGGGGTGGACATTAAGCCGGATGCTGAACGCTCTTATCCGTTTAAGAATTCATTTCGTGATATATTCGGCCAAGTAAAACAAATTCCAAAATCGAGAATGGACTATTATACTTCTCGAGGCAACGATCGCAATGATATGGTTGGAACGAGTTTTCTTGAAGAACAATACGAATCCCTGCTTCGCGGTACAAAAACGAAAATTAAATATGTAACAGATAAAAAAGGGAATCCAGTTGGTGATCCTGTTGAGGAAGAAGGAGCAAGAGGTAGCGATCTTGTATTAACAGTTGACATGAGTCTTCAACAAGAGGTCGAAAAAGTAATTGAAGAAAAATTAAAAGACGCTATCCGAGGAAAAAATGCTTACGCTAACAGTAAGTTAGATAGCGCCTATGTTGTGATGATGGATCCGAATACGGGTGCGATCCTCTCTATGGCTGCTAAAGAATATGATCGTAAAAACGGAAAATTTAAAGATATTCCTTTTGGTAACGTTTATCATTCTTATGCGATGGGCTCAACCGTTAAAGGAGCTACCGTACTCACCGGCCTACAGCAAGGTGTTGTATCACCAAATACCGTGATAAATGATGCACCACTCACATTTGGAGATGGAAGATCTTTAAAATCACATGAAAGTATGGGGCCGGTTGATGCTGTAGAAGCACTTGAGCGTTCATCTAACGTGTATATGTGGCACATTGCGATGAAACTTGCAGGATACGATTATTCGAACAAACGATTTAATGAAAATAAAGTTCAAGAAGCATTCGAAATCTTAAGAAACTCATACAGCCAGTTTGGGCTTGGTGTACCAACTGGAATAGATCTTCCTTCAGAAGCTACGGGGTATAATACCGGAATGAGCCGGGAACTATCACAAGCGATGTTCTTCTCTATCGGTCAATTTGATACGTACACACCGATGCAGATGGCACAATATGTTTCAACTATTGCTAATGGTGGATTAAGGATGCAGCCGCATCTCTTGAAAGAAGTGAGAGAGCCCTCTGTAGATCCAAATAAATTAGGAAAGCTTCAGTACCGTTTTGAACCAAACGTCTTAAATAAGATTGAGATGTCACCTAGTCAGATAAAGGTTGTACAAAAAGGATTTTATGAAGTGATGCATGGTAATAACGGTACCGCGGCTTGGAAGTTTAAGAACAAAGACTATAATCCAGCAGGGAAGACAGGTACTGCTGAGATTGATAAAGCTACCGGAATCGTTAACAAAACATTGATCGGATATGCACCATACGAAAATCCAGAAGTAGCATTTGCTGTTGTAGTTCCAGATATTAAAGAAGGAAATACAAACAGTGAGATCGCTGAGGGTGCGTTAGACGCTTACTTCTCAATGAAAAAAGAAGGAATTCCGACTAAGCCTGATCCAAAAGAAGAAAACCAAGAGAAACCACGCTAA
- a CDS encoding PstS family phosphate ABC transporter substrate-binding protein, with translation MKKMKSVYLLAVMSLILVFASACGNKSEDGAAGGGDLSGKIKIDGSSTVFPIMEAVSEEFQAANPEVQAPVGVSGTGGGFEKFVRGELDLANASRPIKDEEKAAAEEKGIKYTEFELAKDGLSVVVSKDNDFVDHLTLDELKKIFLDENPAKTWADVREGWPNKKIEVFSPGTDSGTYDYFDEVILEEKPMRRDAQLSEDDNVLVQGVTGSENAIGFFGYAYYQANKEKVKAVPIDGGNGPVEPSPKTIESGEYAPLSRPLFTYVNNKALKDNEAVYEYMKFALENSGELASSDTIGYVSLPKEKYEEQMKKLDELAGK, from the coding sequence ATGAAGAAAATGAAGTCTGTGTACCTTTTAGCAGTAATGTCGCTAATCCTAGTTTTCGCTTCAGCATGTGGAAACAAGAGTGAAGATGGAGCTGCAGGCGGCGGAGATCTTAGCGGAAAAATTAAAATTGATGGATCTTCCACAGTATTCCCAATCATGGAAGCTGTTTCTGAAGAGTTCCAAGCTGCAAATCCTGAAGTACAAGCACCTGTAGGAGTATCTGGAACGGGTGGAGGATTTGAAAAGTTCGTTCGTGGAGAATTAGATCTTGCGAATGCTTCTCGTCCGATTAAAGATGAAGAAAAAGCAGCAGCTGAAGAAAAAGGCATTAAATATACAGAATTTGAACTTGCGAAAGATGGTCTTTCCGTAGTTGTTTCTAAAGACAACGACTTCGTTGATCACCTTACATTAGATGAACTGAAAAAGATTTTCTTAGACGAAAACCCTGCTAAAACATGGGCAGATGTTCGTGAAGGTTGGCCAAACAAAAAAATCGAAGTATTCTCACCAGGAACTGACTCTGGAACGTATGACTACTTCGACGAAGTAATTCTGGAGGAAAAACCTATGCGTCGTGACGCACAGCTTTCTGAAGATGATAACGTACTTGTGCAAGGCGTAACAGGCTCTGAAAACGCGATTGGATTCTTTGGATATGCGTATTACCAAGCAAATAAAGAAAAAGTGAAAGCTGTACCAATCGATGGAGGTAACGGACCAGTTGAACCTTCACCTAAGACAATTGAATCTGGAGAATATGCACCGCTTTCTCGTCCATTGTTCACATATGTGAATAACAAAGCTTTAAAAGATAACGAAGCAGTATATGAATACATGAAGTTTGCTCTTGAAAACTCTGGAGAACTTGCATCATCTGATACGATCGGATACGTATCTCTTCCTAAAGAGAAATACGAAGAGCAAATGAAAAAGCTAGATGAGCTTGCAGGTAAATAA
- a CDS encoding superoxide dismutase — protein MAKFELPALPYETSALEPHIDKETMEIHHGRHHKTYVDNLNAALEGQAEFENKSLEDLLTNLDALPESIQNAVRNNGGGHANHSLFWEVIAPGGANTPSGELAEKINNKFGSLDAFKEEFANAGKTRFGSGWAWLVVNNGELEVTSTPNQDTPVMEGKTPILGLDVWEHAYYLKYQNKRPDYISAFWNVVNWDEVEKRYNEAK, from the coding sequence ATGGCTAAATTTGAACTTCCTGCATTACCTTATGAAACAAGTGCACTTGAACCGCATATTGACAAAGAAACAATGGAGATCCACCACGGTCGCCACCACAAAACATACGTTGATAACTTAAACGCTGCTCTTGAAGGGCAAGCTGAGTTTGAGAACAAAAGCTTAGAAGATCTTTTAACGAATTTAGATGCTCTTCCAGAAAGCATCCAAAACGCTGTTAGAAACAATGGTGGTGGACATGCGAACCATAGCTTATTCTGGGAAGTAATCGCACCAGGTGGAGCTAACACACCTTCAGGCGAACTTGCTGAAAAGATTAACAACAAATTTGGAAGTCTTGATGCATTTAAAGAAGAGTTTGCGAACGCAGGGAAAACAAGATTCGGTTCTGGCTGGGCTTGGCTAGTAGTGAACAATGGAGAACTTGAAGTAACAAGTACTCCAAACCAGGATACTCCGGTTATGGAAGGAAAGACACCTATCCTTGGACTTGATGTGTGGGAGCACGCTTACTATTTAAAATATCAAAACAAGCGTCCTGATTACATTTCAGCTTTCTGGAACGTTGTAAACTGGGACGAAGTTGAAAAGCGTTATAACGAAGCAAAATAA
- a CDS encoding Na/Pi cotransporter family protein has translation MLFKFIGGLGIFLFGIKYMGDGLQNSAGDRLREILDRLTTNPFMGVLAGIFVTVLIQSSSGTTVLTVGLVNAGFLTLRQAIGIIMGANIGTTVTSFIIGIDIGEYAFPIIAVGSVLIFFIKNPKWNYVGQIIFGFGSLFLGLRLMGEGMQPLSNSGAFEELMLTMGDNPILGVVFGTLFTLIIQSSSATIGILQELYSQNLISLNAALPVLFGDNIGTTITAILAAIGTTVAARRAALTHVIFNVLGTIIFMILLVPFQTYIEFLAGKLKLEPAMQIAFAHGTFNITNVFIQFWFIGALALLVTKLIKGEDNFIEFKAKHLDEIVLATSPTLAIQQAKKEIIRMASYSQEGLNQAVHYLNQMDKKTSARALQYEEAINNLDRQITSYLVKLSAHPLTPQESNEHSMLLDTTRDIERIGDHMENIIELVDYLIRNNVRLTDTAKQDLNAMFELTLSTVDKSVKALEVENIELAKEVLGLEDKIDKMERTLRKQHIMRMNEGQCEGNAGIVFVDIVSNLERIGDHAVNIAEAVLEK, from the coding sequence ATGCTATTTAAGTTCATAGGAGGATTGGGGATCTTCTTATTTGGTATTAAGTATATGGGAGATGGCCTTCAAAATTCTGCTGGAGACCGTTTAAGAGAAATACTTGATCGTTTAACAACCAATCCGTTTATGGGTGTTTTAGCCGGAATATTTGTAACGGTTTTGATTCAGAGTAGCTCGGGGACAACTGTTCTAACTGTCGGGCTCGTAAATGCTGGATTCTTAACGCTAAGACAAGCAATTGGAATTATTATGGGAGCTAACATCGGAACTACCGTGACTTCATTCATAATAGGTATTGATATTGGAGAATATGCTTTTCCGATCATTGCTGTTGGATCTGTTCTTATCTTCTTTATTAAAAATCCGAAGTGGAATTATGTAGGGCAGATCATATTTGGATTCGGTTCATTATTCCTAGGATTAAGACTTATGGGTGAAGGAATGCAGCCGTTAAGCAATTCGGGAGCATTTGAAGAGCTAATGTTAACAATGGGTGATAACCCGATCCTCGGTGTAGTGTTTGGTACCTTGTTTACCCTAATTATTCAATCTTCAAGTGCAACGATCGGCATTCTCCAAGAATTGTATTCTCAAAATTTAATTAGTTTGAATGCAGCCCTACCAGTCTTATTCGGAGACAATATTGGTACCACAATTACTGCTATTTTAGCGGCTATAGGAACCACTGTTGCCGCTCGACGTGCAGCATTAACGCACGTTATCTTTAATGTTTTGGGTACAATAATATTTATGATTCTATTAGTTCCGTTTCAAACCTATATTGAATTTTTGGCTGGGAAGCTTAAGTTAGAACCAGCTATGCAAATTGCATTTGCACACGGAACATTTAACATAACGAACGTGTTCATTCAATTTTGGTTTATAGGTGCTTTAGCTCTTTTGGTGACAAAATTAATAAAGGGTGAAGATAATTTTATTGAATTCAAGGCAAAGCATTTGGATGAGATTGTCTTAGCTACGTCACCAACTCTTGCTATACAACAAGCCAAGAAAGAAATCATCCGTATGGCAAGTTATTCACAAGAAGGCTTGAATCAAGCCGTACATTATTTAAACCAAATGGATAAAAAGACATCTGCAAGAGCTCTACAATACGAGGAAGCTATAAATAATCTTGATCGTCAGATTACTTCTTATCTTGTAAAACTATCTGCCCATCCGTTAACTCCACAAGAATCCAACGAACATTCAATGCTGCTAGATACAACTCGTGATATTGAAAGAATTGGAGACCACATGGAGAATATAATTGAACTAGTAGATTATTTGATAAGAAATAATGTACGTTTAACAGATACCGCAAAACAAGATCTTAATGCAATGTTCGAATTAACCCTCTCAACAGTAGATAAATCTGTAAAGGCATTAGAAGTGGAAAACATTGAACTAGCCAAAGAAGTACTTGGATTGGAAGACAAAATTGATAAAATGGAACGAACTCTTCGAAAACAACACATTATGCGTATGAACGAGGGACAATGCGAAGGTAATGCGGGTATTGTGTTCGTAGATATTGTCAGTAACCTTGAAAGAATAGGGGATCATGCTGTAAACATTGCAGAAGCTGTATTAGAGAAGTAA
- the pstC gene encoding phosphate ABC transporter permease subunit PstC — MIQENKSSRSQSAVMEKVVPKLFLICAIISIFTTIGIVFTLLTETFTFFNRISIVEFFTNTRWFPFASDENADFGIIALIMGTLTVTAIAMVVAIPIGLAAAIYLSEYASAKTRKIIKPILEVLAGIPTIVYGFFALTFVTPLLDKIIPGGISIFNALSPGIVVGIMIIPMIASLSEDAMNAVPNSMREGALALGATRFEVAMKVVLPAALSGVIASFVLGISRAIGETMIVTIAGGSRPTADINLTESIQTMTAYIVQVSQGDTGYGTTIYYSIYAVGMTLFVFTLIMNLLAQFISRKFREEY; from the coding sequence ATGATTCAGGAGAATAAGTCTTCAAGAAGTCAATCGGCGGTAATGGAAAAGGTTGTTCCAAAACTCTTTCTAATCTGTGCAATCATATCTATCTTTACAACTATAGGTATTGTCTTTACATTGTTAACAGAAACTTTTACTTTTTTTAACCGAATCTCAATAGTTGAGTTTTTCACGAATACACGATGGTTTCCTTTTGCATCTGACGAAAATGCTGACTTCGGGATCATTGCTCTAATAATGGGTACATTGACGGTTACAGCTATTGCGATGGTTGTGGCTATCCCGATCGGTCTTGCTGCAGCTATATATTTAAGTGAGTACGCATCAGCAAAAACAAGAAAAATTATTAAGCCTATTCTAGAAGTGTTGGCTGGAATCCCAACGATTGTTTATGGATTCTTTGCTCTCACGTTTGTTACACCTTTATTAGATAAGATCATTCCAGGCGGAATTTCAATCTTTAACGCACTAAGTCCCGGGATTGTAGTAGGAATCATGATTATTCCGATGATAGCATCATTGTCTGAAGATGCGATGAATGCCGTACCGAACTCTATGAGAGAAGGTGCGTTAGCTCTTGGTGCAACACGTTTTGAAGTGGCAATGAAAGTAGTACTTCCGGCAGCACTCTCAGGAGTTATCGCATCATTCGTACTAGGAATTTCCAGAGCAATCGGTGAAACGATGATCGTTACAATTGCGGGTGGTTCTAGGCCAACAGCTGATATCAATTTAACAGAGTCGATCCAAACGATGACAGCTTATATCGTTCAGGTAAGCCAAGGAGATACAGGCTATGGTACAACGATCTATTACAGTATCTATGCAGTAGGTATGACTTTGTTCGTATTTACATTAATCATGAATCTACTTGCTCAATTCATTTCCCGCAAGTTTAGGGAGGAATATTAA